Proteins from a single region of Nocardiopsis dassonvillei subsp. dassonvillei DSM 43111:
- a CDS encoding LolA-like protein yields the protein MSAEEPSSARSAPVTILVVALLCALLLTAAAHPHPTAVPAEGEDDGMSVLHRAAAAEDEVAYSAVREVTGPEDTEGGQSAEGRTLRVRVVNRPGEGIALAPVGDEESALVVDASSALESLDDRLLSMLGDIYAVSDAGPARLDGREARLVEARHADGTVAGRFWVDTATGLLLGRTVYGTGGEHAIGFRLTGLELGEEDWPEEALGDSPWSDTLTRTERADLRAEEWPLPEYLAWNLRLVDARSTEHGGHRVVHAVYSDGLSQVSVFTQRGKLGSKHSPTEPNGYAGTGTGGSGVTPQHGTIFGGDAGQYQSMWQANGFVYTVLADAPAGLASSAVSALPGPGSGFWARVHRGLSRLGFL from the coding sequence GTGAGCGCGGAGGAACCCTCCTCCGCGCGCTCCGCCCCGGTCACGATCCTCGTCGTGGCACTGCTGTGCGCGCTGCTGCTCACGGCCGCCGCGCACCCCCATCCCACCGCCGTCCCGGCCGAGGGGGAGGACGACGGGATGTCGGTGCTGCACCGCGCCGCCGCAGCGGAGGACGAGGTCGCCTACTCGGCCGTGCGCGAGGTCACCGGACCGGAGGACACGGAGGGCGGGCAGTCCGCCGAGGGCCGGACGCTGCGCGTGCGCGTGGTGAACAGGCCCGGCGAAGGCATCGCCCTGGCGCCCGTCGGAGACGAGGAGTCCGCCCTGGTGGTGGACGCGTCCTCGGCCCTGGAGTCGTTGGACGACCGCCTGCTCAGCATGCTCGGCGACATCTACGCCGTCTCGGACGCGGGCCCCGCCCGCCTGGACGGCCGGGAGGCCCGCCTGGTGGAGGCCAGGCACGCCGACGGCACCGTCGCCGGGCGGTTCTGGGTGGACACCGCCACCGGCCTGCTCCTGGGCCGGACCGTCTACGGCACCGGCGGCGAGCACGCGATCGGCTTCCGCCTCACGGGGCTCGAACTGGGGGAGGAGGACTGGCCGGAGGAGGCGCTCGGAGACTCCCCCTGGAGCGACACCCTCACCCGCACCGAGCGCGCGGACCTGCGCGCGGAGGAGTGGCCCCTCCCGGAGTACCTGGCCTGGAACCTGCGGCTGGTCGACGCCCGGTCCACCGAGCACGGCGGGCACCGCGTGGTGCACGCCGTCTACTCGGACGGTCTGTCCCAGGTGTCGGTTTTCACCCAACGTGGGAAGCTGGGCAGCAAGCATTCCCCCACAGAACCGAACGGATACGCCGGAACCGGGACGGGGGGAAGCGGCGTCACACCACAACACGGCACGATCTTCGGCGGTGACGCGGGCCAGTACCAGAGCATGTGGCAGGCGAACGGCTTCGTCTACACGGTGCTCGCGGACGCCCCCGCGGGGCTGGCCTCGTCCGCCGTGTCCGCGCTGCCCGGGCCGGGTTCGGGTTTCTGGGCCCGCGTGCACCGCGGTCTGTCCCGGCTGGGGTTCCTCTAG
- a CDS encoding anti-sigma factor family protein, giving the protein MDHLGERLSALVDGELGPVDHESALIHLAKCESCRFEADMMRRLKRRLHGLCEPEPDMDFMGRLTSLSRDHGPSDRGPSGPSVGGTGFGSSPPLGSSRPLGGFPGGALAAVPPTAGGTPPAAGGPAPSRPERAAAPGRRRRGDRLAHLFPAFPGGRYAVAGFAVATALLGSAFVAGGEAEETPVVEPRLADYAVEHALTSRNIPVVDARPTAAEAPHGPTETTR; this is encoded by the coding sequence ATGGACCACCTCGGAGAGCGGCTCTCCGCGCTCGTCGACGGCGAGCTCGGCCCGGTCGACCACGAGAGCGCCCTCATCCACCTGGCCAAGTGCGAGTCGTGCCGCTTCGAGGCCGACATGATGCGCCGCCTCAAGCGCCGCCTGCACGGCCTGTGCGAGCCCGAGCCCGACATGGACTTCATGGGACGGCTCACCAGCCTGTCCCGCGACCACGGACCCTCGGACCGGGGCCCCTCCGGCCCCTCCGTCGGCGGAACCGGCTTCGGCAGCAGTCCGCCCCTGGGCTCCTCGCGCCCCCTGGGCGGCTTCCCCGGCGGCGCCCTGGCCGCCGTGCCCCCGACCGCGGGGGGCACTCCGCCCGCCGCGGGCGGCCCGGCCCCCTCACGGCCGGAGCGCGCCGCCGCGCCCGGGCGCCGCCGCCGCGGCGACCGCCTCGCGCACCTGTTTCCGGCCTTCCCCGGCGGCCGCTACGCCGTCGCGGGCTTCGCCGTGGCCACGGCCCTGCTCGGCAGCGCGTTCGTGGCCGGGGGCGAGGCCGAGGAGACGCCCGTGGTCGAGCCCCGCCTGGCCGACTACGCGGTCGAGCACGCGTTGACCAGCCGCAACATCCCGGTGGTCGACGCGCGGCCCACCGCCGCCGAAGCCCCCCACGGCCCCACCGAAACCACCCGGTGA
- the sigE gene encoding RNA polymerase sigma factor SigE, producing the protein MKGAAVPESGPAVEFEAWEPPSWDEVVRTHSPRVYRLAYRLTGNKHDAEDLTQEVFIRVFRSLANYTPGTFEGWLHRITTNLFLDTARRRARIRFEGLAENADERLEGREPSPAQRYDDRHFDADIQSALDALPAEFRAPVVLCDIEGLSYEEIAATLDVKLGTVRSRIHRGRAQLRRALEHRRSLAADNEARSGGNVINGEAE; encoded by the coding sequence ATGAAGGGAGCAGCGGTGCCAGAGTCCGGCCCTGCCGTGGAATTCGAGGCATGGGAACCCCCGAGCTGGGACGAGGTCGTGCGGACCCACTCCCCGCGCGTGTACCGGCTCGCCTACCGGCTGACCGGCAACAAGCACGACGCCGAGGACCTCACGCAGGAGGTCTTCATCCGGGTCTTCCGCTCGCTGGCCAACTACACCCCCGGCACCTTCGAGGGGTGGCTGCACCGCATCACCACCAACCTCTTCCTCGACACGGCCCGCCGCCGGGCCCGCATCCGCTTCGAGGGCCTTGCCGAGAACGCCGACGAGCGCCTGGAGGGCCGCGAGCCCTCCCCCGCGCAGCGCTACGACGACCGGCACTTCGACGCCGACATCCAGTCCGCCCTGGACGCGCTGCCCGCCGAGTTCCGCGCCCCGGTCGTCCTGTGCGACATCGAGGGGCTCTCCTACGAGGAGATCGCGGCGACGCTCGACGTCAAGCTCGGCACCGTCCGCAGCCGGATCCACCGGGGCCGGGCCCAGCTGCGCCGGGCCCTGGAGCACCGGCGGTCCCTGGCCGCCGACAACGAGGCGCGCAGCGGCGGAAACGTCATCAACGGGGAGGCGGAGTGA
- a CDS encoding O-methyltransferase translates to MEDEPLADAYEAGSRSSAPPVDAATGTALRFLAASIGARSVVEIGTGCGVSGIWLLRGMAPDGILTTVDTNAAYQDYARSAYSRAGFGPGRARLIRGTALDVLPRLTDGGYDLVFVDADAVSYPLYMDEALRLLRRGGMAVFNGAMVASSEPDGPLRVPDPRETAVREVIRRVREGEEFIPMLMPVGEGLLAAIHQEPGRR, encoded by the coding sequence ATGGAGGACGAGCCCCTGGCGGACGCCTACGAGGCGGGCAGCCGGTCGTCGGCCCCGCCGGTGGACGCGGCGACGGGCACGGCCCTGCGCTTCCTGGCCGCCTCCATCGGCGCCCGCTCCGTGGTGGAGATCGGCACCGGATGCGGGGTTTCGGGGATCTGGCTGCTGCGGGGGATGGCCCCGGACGGGATCCTGACCACGGTGGACACCAACGCCGCCTACCAGGACTACGCGCGCTCGGCGTACTCCCGCGCCGGTTTCGGCCCCGGACGTGCCCGGCTGATCCGCGGGACGGCCCTGGACGTGCTGCCGAGGCTGACCGACGGCGGGTACGACCTGGTGTTCGTGGACGCCGACGCGGTGTCCTACCCCCTGTACATGGACGAGGCGCTGCGCCTGCTGCGCCGGGGCGGGATGGCAGTGTTCAACGGCGCCATGGTGGCCTCCAGCGAGCCGGACGGGCCGCTGCGCGTGCCCGACCCCCGCGAGACCGCCGTGCGCGAGGTGATCCGCCGCGTGCGGGAGGGGGAGGAGTTCATCCCCATGCTGATGCCGGTGGGCGAGGGACTGCTGGCCGCCATCCACCAGGAACCCGGCCGACGGTGA
- a CDS encoding GNAT family N-acetyltransferase has translation MISRVDGTDPAAFDSWYAAVRAASLADRDPGVVPLPHPDSLRAVLRGRGGERRALAYAAHGEDGGVAGALLLEFGDRDNLHLAEVDVNVPVATRRRGHGTRLWEHAERVLAEEGRTTALGEVQLPSDRSFEDWPGVRFALARGFAAVHEEDYYVLELPLAARVREEVGADVLALGSRYELLTWTDTCPEELLADYARLRTRMQADVPLGDAAFERGLWDPARVRDQEERRRAQRYRTLVCAARAATGGLAGYSEIALPEGECSAYQEDTLVAPEHRGNRLGSALKLRNLETLAAEFPERVQVRTWNAPDNAPMRRVNLRLGFRPVERMHEFQRALPG, from the coding sequence GTGATCAGCCGCGTCGACGGCACCGACCCAGCCGCCTTCGACTCCTGGTACGCGGCCGTGCGGGCGGCCTCGCTCGCCGACCGCGACCCCGGGGTGGTCCCGCTCCCCCACCCGGACTCCCTGCGCGCGGTGCTCCGCGGACGCGGGGGCGAACGGCGGGCCCTGGCCTACGCGGCCCACGGGGAGGACGGCGGGGTGGCGGGCGCGCTCCTGCTGGAGTTCGGGGACCGGGACAACCTGCACCTGGCCGAGGTCGACGTCAACGTGCCCGTCGCGACGCGGCGCCGCGGCCACGGAACCCGCCTGTGGGAGCACGCCGAGCGCGTCCTGGCCGAGGAGGGGCGCACGACCGCGCTGGGCGAGGTCCAGCTGCCCTCGGACCGCTCCTTCGAGGACTGGCCCGGCGTCCGCTTCGCGCTCGCGCGCGGGTTCGCGGCGGTCCACGAGGAGGACTACTACGTCCTGGAACTTCCGTTGGCCGCGCGGGTCCGCGAGGAGGTCGGCGCCGACGTGCTCGCCCTCGGGTCCCGTTACGAGCTGCTGACCTGGACGGACACGTGCCCGGAGGAGCTGCTGGCCGACTACGCGCGGCTGCGCACGCGGATGCAGGCCGACGTCCCGCTCGGGGATGCGGCCTTCGAGCGGGGGCTCTGGGACCCCGCGCGCGTGCGTGACCAGGAGGAGCGCCGCCGCGCCCAGCGGTACCGCACGCTGGTCTGCGCGGCCAGGGCCGCCACCGGCGGCCTGGCCGGGTACAGCGAGATCGCCCTGCCCGAGGGGGAGTGCTCGGCCTACCAGGAGGACACCCTGGTGGCGCCCGAGCACCGGGGCAACCGCCTGGGCTCGGCGCTGAAGCTGCGCAACCTGGAGACGCTGGCCGCGGAGTTCCCCGAGCGGGTCCAGGTCCGCACCTGGAACGCCCCGGACAACGCCCCCATGCGCCGGGTCAACCTGCGCCTGGGCTTTCGCCCGGTGGAGCGCATGCACGAGTTCCAGCGCGCCCTGCCGGGGTGA